The Streptosporangiales bacterium DNA window CACTGCCCCAACCTCGGTGCCGTGCTACGGCGCGGGTTCGCGTTCTACCGGCTGTTCCCCGGTGCGCCGCGGATGGACCTGGTGGTGACCGCCGGGGAGGCATCGGTCGAGGTGACGACGCACGTCGCAGACCCCGACCGGTTCCTCGCCGAGTCGATCCTCGTGATCTGGCACCGGTTCTCCAACTGGGTGACCGGCCGGCGGATCCCCCTGCGGCGGGCGGAGCTCGGCTACCCGGAACCGGTGCACAGCGACGAGTACGACTCGCTGTTCGGCTGCCCCGCCGGGTTCGACCGGCCGCGAACGGCGCTGACGTTCGACGCCGAGCTGCTCGACCTGCCCGTGCTGCAGGACGAGCGGTCGCTCGCGGTGTTCCTGCGGGAGGCGCCGGCCGGCCTGCTGGCCAGGCGCGACTACGGCACGAGAGTGGCGGACCAGGTGCGCCGGCTGCTCGACCGCCCGGGCGAGCAGCATCTACGTAGCCTGCGCGAGGTGGCCGCCGACCTGGCGATGAGCGAACAGAACGTGCGGAAGAAGCTGCGCGACGAGGGCACGTCGTTCCGCGCCGTACGCGAGGACGTGCTGCGCGACGCGGCGGTGGCGGCGCTGGCGCGCGGCGACGAGCCGGTCGAACAGCTCGCCGCCCGGCTCGGCTTCTCCGAGGCCAGCGCGTTCCACCGGGCGTTCAAGCGGTGGACGGGCACGACCCCGGGGTCGTACCGCGGCCGGGTCGACGGCGCGCCCGTCGACCTACCGGTCCAGTGAGCCCCGGACCTTGCCGACGACGAACACGATGCCGCCGACGAGCAGGGCGCCGATGAAGACGTAGAACAGCAGGTGCAGCGCGACCTTCAGGAACGCGATCAGCACGGAGCCGACGACGATGACGCCGATGACGGCTGCGACGGCAAGCAGCACGGTACGCAACATGGACTGTCTCCCAAGGTTTCTGTTGACCCCGCCATTCTCACCGGATGGCGGCCACGGTGGCCATCGGGAGGAACCCTGAACCACCCCGGAGACGTCAGGTCAGCTCGCCACCCTGGGCGGCGAGGTCCCGCAGCAGTGCCGGCGGGGTGAACCTCGGCCCGTAGCGTCCGGCCAGGTCATCGGCGCGCTCGACGAACGCCGCCGCGCCGTAGCTGTTCACGAACTGGGCCGCGCCACCGGTCCAGGCGGGGAAGCCGAGGCCGAAGATGCTGCCGATGTTCGCGTCCGCCACGGAGCCGAGCACGCCGCCTTCCAGGCAGCGCACCGTGTCGACCACCTGCGCGAACAGCAGCCGGTCGCAGATGTCCTGCTCGGCTACGTCCGCCGCGGTGCGAGGGTAGCGCGAGGCCAGCTCCGGCCACAGGTACTTCTTGCCGCCGTCCGGGTACTCGTAGAACCCCGCCCCGGCCGCCTTGCCCGTACGCTGCAGCTCATTCACGAACGTGTCGACGACCGCGAACGCCGGGTGGTCGACCAGGTGGTTCCCCTCGCCCGCCTCGCCGGCGGCCTCCAGGTCGGCGAGCGTCTGCTCCCTGATGTGCCAGATCAGCGAGTGGGTCACCTCGTCGGTGACGGCCAGCGGGCCGACCGGTTGGCCGGCGCGGCGTGCGACGTTCTCGATCAGCGCGGGCGGCACGCCCTCGGCCAGCATGGCGATGCCCTCGAGCGCGTACGCCGCGAACACCCGGGAGGTGAAGAAGCCGCGCCCGTCGGCGACCACGATCGGGGTCTTCCTGACCTGCTGCACGTAGTCGAACGCGCGGGCGAGCGTCTCGTCGGAGGTCTGCTCGCCGCGGATGATCTCGACCAGCGGCATCTTGTGCACGGGCGAGAAGAAGTGCAGGCCGACGAACCGCTTCGGGTCCGGCACGGCCTCCGCCAGGCCGGTGATCGGCAGCGTGGACGTGTTCGAGGCGATGACCGCGTCCGACGCCGCCTGCTGCTCCGCAGCGGCGGTCACCCGGTGCTTCAGCCCGCGGTCCTCGAACACCGCCTCGATCACCAGGTCGCAGCCGGCCAGGTCGACGTCGTCGCCGGTGGCGACGACCCGGGCGGCGACCGTGTCGCGGCCGTCGGCGGTCAGCTTGCCGCCGGCCACCCGCTCGTCGAGCAGCTCCACGATCTTGTCCTTGCCGCGCTGCGCCGCGGCCCGGTCGACGTCCTTCAACACCACGTCGACGCCGACCAGCGCGCTGGCGTAGCCGATGCCCGACCCCATCATGCCGGCGCCGAGCACGCCGACCTTGCGTACCTTGCCGGCCTGGATGCCTTCCGGTCGGGACCTGCCGGACTTGATCGCGTTCAGCTGGAACCAGAACGCGCCGATCATGTTCTTCGCGACCTGACCTGTGACCACCTCGGTGAGGTAGCGGGTCTCGACGGCCAGCGCGGTGTCGACGTCGAGCAGCGCGCCCTCCACCGCGGCCGAAAGGATCGCCTTCGGCGCCGGCAGGTTGCCGTGCGTCTTCGCCTGCAGCATGGCCGGCGCGGCCGCGAGCAGCGAGTACTTCGACGGCGACGCCGGGGAGCCGCCAGGCAGCTTGTACCCGCGCGTGTCCCAGGGCTGCTGTGCATCCGGGTGGCTG harbors:
- a CDS encoding helix-turn-helix domain-containing protein, whose product is MDLRTIGGHHVMAALAGARRAGVDPVPVLKAAGIPAALLDDPRARVTPAQFTALAQTLWETLDDEFMGLGPTPSRRGTFAMMCHATIHCPNLGAVLRRGFAFYRLFPGAPRMDLVVTAGEASVEVTTHVADPDRFLAESILVIWHRFSNWVTGRRIPLRRAELGYPEPVHSDEYDSLFGCPAGFDRPRTALTFDAELLDLPVLQDERSLAVFLREAPAGLLARRDYGTRVADQVRRLLDRPGEQHLRSLREVAADLAMSEQNVRKKLRDEGTSFRAVREDVLRDAAVAALARGDEPVEQLAARLGFSEASAFHRAFKRWTGTTPGSYRGRVDGAPVDLPVQ
- a CDS encoding 3-hydroxyacyl-CoA dehydrogenase: MISYAVDADRVVTLTFDQPGRSANTMGAEYTEAMGATVDRLEAERDDIAGVVVTSAKKTFFAGGDLAMLASIRPEQAAEFTTEVARMKDQLRRLERLGRPVVAALNGSALGGGYEIALACHHRICVADDSVRVGLPEVTLGLIPGGGGITRMVRMLGLEAAFPLLTEGKQLRPIDAEHAGLVDVLVPDRETLLADAKAWVLSHPDAQQPWDTRGYKLPGGSPASPSKYSLLAAAPAMLQAKTHGNLPAPKAILSAAVEGALLDVDTALAVETRYLTEVVTGQVAKNMIGAFWFQLNAIKSGRSRPEGIQAGKVRKVGVLGAGMMGSGIGYASALVGVDVVLKDVDRAAAQRGKDKIVELLDERVAGGKLTADGRDTVAARVVATGDDVDLAGCDLVIEAVFEDRGLKHRVTAAAEQQAASDAVIASNTSTLPITGLAEAVPDPKRFVGLHFFSPVHKMPLVEIIRGEQTSDETLARAFDYVQQVRKTPIVVADGRGFFTSRVFAAYALEGIAMLAEGVPPALIENVARRAGQPVGPLAVTDEVTHSLIWHIREQTLADLEAAGEAGEGNHLVDHPAFAVVDTFVNELQRTGKAAGAGFYEYPDGGKKYLWPELASRYPRTAADVAEQDICDRLLFAQVVDTVRCLEGGVLGSVADANIGSIFGLGFPAWTGGAAQFVNSYGAAAFVERADDLAGRYGPRFTPPALLRDLAAQGGELT